One stretch of Miscanthus floridulus cultivar M001 chromosome 18, ASM1932011v1, whole genome shotgun sequence DNA includes these proteins:
- the LOC136520187 gene encoding LRR receptor-like serine/threonine-protein kinase SIK1, with product MAARAAAVAAVAAAVLLIAAVVSPAAAAAGGGGGDGDGQALMAVKAGFGNAANALADWDGGRDHCAWRGVVCDAASFAVLGLNLSNLNLGGEISPAIGQLKSLQFVDLKLNKLTGQIPDEIGDCVSLKYLDLSGNLLYGDVPFSISKLKQLEDLILKNNQLTGPIPSTLSQIPNLKTLDLAQNKLTGDIPRLIYWNEVLQYLGLRGNSLTGTLSPDMCQLTGLWYFDVRGNNLTGTIPEGIGNCTSFEILDISYNQISGEIPYNIGYLQVATLSLQGNRLIGKIPEVIGLMQALAVLDLSENELVGPIPPILGNLSYTGKLYLHGNKLTGNIPAELGNMSKLSYLQLNDNELVGTIPAELGKLTELFELNLANNNLEGHIPGNISSCSALNKFNVYGNRLNGSIPAGFQKLESLTYLNLSSNNFKGQIPSELGHIVNLDTLDLSYNEFSRQVPPAIGDLEHLLELNLSKNHLTGSVPAEFGNLRSVQVIDISSNNLSGYLPEELGQLQNLDSLILNNNNLVGEIPAQLANCFSLITLNLSYNNFTGHVPSAKNFSKFPMESFVGNPMLHVYCKDSSCGHSHGTKVNISRTAVACIILGFIILLCIMLLAIYKTNQPQPPEKGSDKPVQGPPKLVVLQMDMATHTYEEIMRLTENLSEKYIIGYGASSTVYKCDLKSGKAIAVKRLYSQYNHSLREFETELETIGSIRHRNLVSLHGFSLSPHGNLLFYDYMENGSLWDLLHGPSKKVKLDWDTRLKIAVGAAQGLAYLHHDCNPRIIHRDVKSSNILLDENFEARLSDFGIAKCVPAAKSHASTYVLGTIGYIDPEYARTSRLNEKSDVYSFGIVLLELLTGKKAVDNESNLHQLILSKADDNTVMEAVDSEVSVTCTDMNLVRKAFQLALLCTKRHPVDRPTMHEVARVLLSLLPAPLAAKPPATKAAAGDYTRFLATAADMNHGVSDDIGDNSSSDEQWFVRFGEVISKQTLS from the exons ATGGCAgcaagggcggcggcggtggcggcggtggcggcggcggtgctgcttATTGCGGCTGTGGTgtcgccggcggcggcagcggcgggagGAGGTGGAGGGGACGGGGACGGGCAGGCGCTGATGGCGGTCAAGGCGGGGTTCGGGAACGCGGCCAACGCGCTGGCGGACTGGGACGGCGGCCGCGACCACTGCGCCTGGCGCGGCGTCGTCTGCGACGCCGCCTCCTTCGCCGTCCTCGGCCT GAACCTGTCAAATCTAAACCTCGGAGGGGAGATCTCGCCGGCTATAGGGCAGCTCAAGAGCCTACAGTTCGT GGATCTCAAGTTGAACAAGCTCACAGGCCAAATCCCAGATGAGATTGGGGATTGTGTCTCCTTAAAATATTT GGATTTGTCTGGAAATTTGCTGTATGGAGACGTCCCCTTCTCCATCTCCAAGCTCAAGCAGCTTGAGGACCT GATTTTGAAGAACAACCAACTCACGGGACCCATCCCTTCCACATTGTCCCAGATTCCAAATCTCAAGACCTT GGATCTGGCGCAGAACAAGCTTACCGGCGACATCCCCAGACTCATCTACTGGAATGAAGTACTGCAATACCT AGGCTTGAGGGGTAACTCACTGACTGGAACTTTGTCACCTGATATGTGCCAACTGACTGGCCTGTGGTACTT TGATGTAAGGGGGAACAATCTCACAGGAACAATTCCAGAGGGTATAGGGAACTGCACTAGCTTTGAGATTCT GGATATTTCATACAACCAAATCTCTGGAGAAATACCTTACAACATAGGTTACCTTCAAGTAGCCACACT GTCACTTCAAGGAAATAGACTGATTGGCAAAATTCCAGAAGTGATTGGCCTCATGCAGGCTCTTGCTGTCCT AGACCTTAGTGAGAATGAATTGGTGGGGCCGATTCCTCCGATACTTGGCAACCTGTCCTACACAGGCAAACT CTATTTACATGGAAACAAACTCACTGGAAATATACCAGCAGAACTGGGGAACATGAGTAAACTTAGCTACCT GCAGCTGAATGACAATGAACTAGTGGGCACAATCCCAGCTGAGCTTGGCAAACTCACAGAGTTATTTGAATT GAATCTTGCCAACAACAATCTTGAGGGTCATATTCCTGGAAACATCAGCTCCTGCAGTGCACTGAATAAATT CAATGTGTATGGCAATAGACTGAATGGCTCTATCCCTGCTGGTTTCCAGAAGTTGGAGAGTTTGACATACCT GAACCTTTCTTCAAACAATTTCAAAGGCCAGATTCCCTCTGAGCTTGGTCACATTGTCAACTTGGACACACT AGATCTTTCCTACAACGAATTCTCTAGACAAGTTCCTCCTGCTATTGGTGATCTCGAGCATCTTCTTGAATT GAATTTGAGTAAAAACCATCTTACTGGATCTGTGCCTGCTGAATTCGGAAACTTGAGAAGTGTCCAAGTAAT TGACATCTCCAGCAACAACTTGTCTGGTTATCTCCCTGAAGAACTTGGACAGCTGCAAAACCTTGATAGCTT GATTCTTAACAACAACAATTTGGTTGGGGAGATCCCTGCTCAGCTGGCTAACTGCTTCAGCTTAATCACCTT AAATTTATCATACAACAACTTTACTGGACATGTCCCATCAGCAAAAAACTTCTCAAAGTTCCCAATGGAAAG CTTCGTGGGTAATCCGATGCTCCATGTGTACTGCAAAGACTCCAGCTGTGGACATTCTCATGGAACAAAAG TTAATATTTCTCGGACGGCGGTTGCTTGCATTATCTTAGGCTTCATCATATTACTCTGCATTATGTTGCTGGCAATATACAAAACCAATCAGCCACAGCCACCTGAGAAAGGATCTGACAAGCCAGTGCAAG GACCACCAAAGCTAGTAGTTCTTCAAATGGACATGGCTACCCATACCTATGAAGAAATTATGAGGTTGACTGAGAATTTGAGCGAGAAATACATCATTGGTTATGGGGCATCAAGTACTGTGTACAAATGTGATCTCAAGAGCGGCAAGGCCATCGCTGTCAAACGTCTTTACAGTCAGTATAACCACAGCCTCCGTGAGTTTGAGACAGAACTGGAGACGATCGGTAGCATCCGACACAGGAATCTCGTCAGCCTTCATGGCTTCTCACTCTCCCCTCATGGAAATCTGCTTTTCTACGATTACATGGAAAATGGTTCCCTATGGGATCTTCTTCATG GTCCATCAAAGAAGGTGAAGCTTGATTGGGACACAAGGCTGAAGATTGCGGTGGGTGCTGCTCAAGGACTGGCCTATCTTCACCATGATTGCAACCCTCGCATAATCCACAGGGATGTCAAGTCTTCAAACATCCTGCTCGACGAGAACTTTGAAGCGCGCCTCTCTGATTTCGGCATTGCCAAATGTGTCCCGGCTGCCAAGTCCCATGCCTCCACCTACGTGCTAGGAACCATTGGGTACATCGATCCAGAGTATGCCCGCACGTCGAGGCTCAATGAGAAATCAGATGTCTACAGCTTCGGCATCGTCCTTCTGGAGCTGCTCACCGGGAAGAAGGCCGTAGACAATGAATCCAACTTGCACCAATTG ATACTCTCAAAAGCTGACGACAACACGGTGATGGAGGCTGTGGACTCGGAGGTGTCAGTGACGTGCACGGACATGAACCTGGTCCGGAAGGCCTTCCAGCTGGCCCTGCTGTGCACCAAGCGGCACCCCGTGGACCGGCCGACCATGCACGAGGTCGCGAGGGTGCTGCTCTCCCTCCTGCCGGCGCCGCTCGCCGCGAAGCCTCCCGCGACGAAGGCGGCGGCCGGCGACTACACGCGCTTCCTCGCGACGGCAGCCGACATGAACCATGGTGTGTCTGACGACATCGGCGATAACAGCTCCTCCGACGAGCAGTGGTTCGTGCGGTTCGGCGAGGTCATATCCAAGCAGACACTGTCATGA
- the LOC136522264 gene encoding protein TPX2-like isoform X2, with translation MDSDDEMCDAASSAPSSPGGGGSGVGEGEGEGEGEEESGGMDDGGGGREGVMIMDVTWFQVDLDYEFDAPRWFDLTQEEAPLDAAAAQEWFATAPSYPPSPLIAKMLAEDLGLQTIRSIADTYALHCSTASHECSSGVEQKVYRFEGRKPCNGASENERQSRNRTTMKGTSLRGSTLMKPTASQLAKQKRQAEIKNLTQSKKSVGVRSEKTTISSNDCTYQSAKRQRLENGHLNKAAATATQHEFIHKNHEKNVMNQNMDRPSGLPRLKITIPRSPNLATKLRAERSKALRSVPTNPKQLNECVAPYAPTVQVASTRKVVQPLRATGHQHASRQHEDVGSNVPACTSNHARHLKSVDNKPDDCRDDLFKFKARLLDRKMLTSKGDGVFQCAKRNTTVPKEFNLSTGRKINPAPLSELFNKLSLTAGAHQNRGVGRQISDLPNYITTKDCKENMNGNMHR, from the exons ATGGACAGCGACGACGAGATGTGCGACGCCGCCTCCTCCGCCCCGTCctcgcccggcggcggcggcagcggggtgggagagggggagggggagggggagggggaggaggagtcgGGGGGCATGGACGACGGCGGAGGCGGGCGCGAGGGGGTGATGATCATGGATGTCACGTGGTTCCAGGTGGACCTGGACTACGAGTTCGACGCGCCCAGGTGGTTCGACCTCACCCAGGAGGAGGCGCCGCTGGATGCCGCTGCGGCGCAGGAGTGGTTCGCCACCGCCCCCAGCTACCCACCCTCTC CCTTAATTGCTAAGATGTTAGCTGAGGATCTTGGATTACAAACCATTAGAAGCATTGCAGATACATATGCTCTGCATTGTTCTACAGCTTCTCACGAATGTTCCAGTGGCGTGGAGCAAAAAGTCTATCGGTTCGAAG GGCGAAAACCATGCAATGGTGCATCGGAAAATGAACGCCAATCTCGCAATCGAACTACCATGAAGGGCACATCCTTGAGAGGCTCCACACTGATGAAGCCTACAGCCAGTCAGTTAGCCAAGCAAAAGAGACAAGCAGAAATAAAGAATTTGACACA GAGTAAAAAGTCAGTGGGAGTTAGAAGTGAGAAAACTACCATAAGCTCAAACGATTGCACTTACCAATCTGCTAAAAGACAGAGATTAGAGAATGGGCATCTCAACAAG gctgctgctactgctacccAGCATGAGTTTATTCATAAAAATCATGAAAAG AATGTTATGAATCAAAACATGGATCGGCCCTCTGGTTTGCCCAGATTGAAGATTACAATTCCTAGATCACCTAATTTGGCAACAAAGCTAAGAGCGGAGAGGTCAAAGGCTCTTAGATCAGT GCCAACTAACCCAAAGCAGTTAAATGAATGCGTTGCACCATATGCTCCGACAGTCCAAGTGGCATCAACTAGAAAG GTAGTTCAACCTCTTCGAGCTACTGGTCATCAGCATGCAAGCAGACAACATGAGGATGTTGGGTCAAATGTGCCAGCATGTACATCCAATCATGCAAGGCATCTTAAGAG TGTAGATAACAAACCTGATGATTGCAGAGATGATCTGTTTAAATTTAAGGCCCGTCTGTTGGATAGAAAG ATGTTAACAAGCAAAGGTGACGGTGTATTTCAATGTGCAAAAAGGAATACAACTGTGCCTAAG GAATTTAACCTATCAACAGGCCGGAAAATAAATCCAGCTCCATTGTCTGAACTATTTAACAAG CTTTCTTTAACTGCGGGAGCACACCAAAATCGCGGAGTAGGGCGTCAGATCAGTGATCTGCCAAATTATATCACTACCAAG GACTGCAAAGAGAACATGAACGGTAACATGCACCGCTAG
- the LOC136522264 gene encoding protein TPX2-like isoform X1, with protein MDSDDEMCDAASSAPSSPGGGGSGVGEGEGEGEGEEESGGMDDGGGGREGVMIMDVTWFQVDLDYEFDAPRWFDLTQEEAPLDAAAAQEWFATAPSYPPSPLIAKMLAEDLGLQTIRSIADTYALHCSTASHECSSGVEQKVYRFEGRKPCNGASENERQSRNRTTMKGTSLRGSTLMKPTASQLAKQKRQAEIKNLTQSKKSVGVRSEKTTISSNDCTYQSAKRQRLENGHLNKAAATATQHEFIHKNHEKNVMNQNMDRPSGLPRLKITIPRSPNLATKLRAERSKALRSVPTNPKQLNECVAPYAPTVQVASTRKVVQPLRATGHQHASRQHEDVGSNVPACTSNHARHLKSSVDNKPDDCRDDLFKFKARLLDRKMLTSKGDGVFQCAKRNTTVPKEFNLSTGRKINPAPLSELFNKLSLTAGAHQNRGVGRQISDLPNYITTKDCKENMNGNMHR; from the exons ATGGACAGCGACGACGAGATGTGCGACGCCGCCTCCTCCGCCCCGTCctcgcccggcggcggcggcagcggggtgggagagggggagggggagggggagggggaggaggagtcgGGGGGCATGGACGACGGCGGAGGCGGGCGCGAGGGGGTGATGATCATGGATGTCACGTGGTTCCAGGTGGACCTGGACTACGAGTTCGACGCGCCCAGGTGGTTCGACCTCACCCAGGAGGAGGCGCCGCTGGATGCCGCTGCGGCGCAGGAGTGGTTCGCCACCGCCCCCAGCTACCCACCCTCTC CCTTAATTGCTAAGATGTTAGCTGAGGATCTTGGATTACAAACCATTAGAAGCATTGCAGATACATATGCTCTGCATTGTTCTACAGCTTCTCACGAATGTTCCAGTGGCGTGGAGCAAAAAGTCTATCGGTTCGAAG GGCGAAAACCATGCAATGGTGCATCGGAAAATGAACGCCAATCTCGCAATCGAACTACCATGAAGGGCACATCCTTGAGAGGCTCCACACTGATGAAGCCTACAGCCAGTCAGTTAGCCAAGCAAAAGAGACAAGCAGAAATAAAGAATTTGACACA GAGTAAAAAGTCAGTGGGAGTTAGAAGTGAGAAAACTACCATAAGCTCAAACGATTGCACTTACCAATCTGCTAAAAGACAGAGATTAGAGAATGGGCATCTCAACAAG gctgctgctactgctacccAGCATGAGTTTATTCATAAAAATCATGAAAAG AATGTTATGAATCAAAACATGGATCGGCCCTCTGGTTTGCCCAGATTGAAGATTACAATTCCTAGATCACCTAATTTGGCAACAAAGCTAAGAGCGGAGAGGTCAAAGGCTCTTAGATCAGT GCCAACTAACCCAAAGCAGTTAAATGAATGCGTTGCACCATATGCTCCGACAGTCCAAGTGGCATCAACTAGAAAG GTAGTTCAACCTCTTCGAGCTACTGGTCATCAGCATGCAAGCAGACAACATGAGGATGTTGGGTCAAATGTGCCAGCATGTACATCCAATCATGCAAGGCATCTTAAGAG CAGTGTAGATAACAAACCTGATGATTGCAGAGATGATCTGTTTAAATTTAAGGCCCGTCTGTTGGATAGAAAG ATGTTAACAAGCAAAGGTGACGGTGTATTTCAATGTGCAAAAAGGAATACAACTGTGCCTAAG GAATTTAACCTATCAACAGGCCGGAAAATAAATCCAGCTCCATTGTCTGAACTATTTAACAAG CTTTCTTTAACTGCGGGAGCACACCAAAATCGCGGAGTAGGGCGTCAGATCAGTGATCTGCCAAATTATATCACTACCAAG GACTGCAAAGAGAACATGAACGGTAACATGCACCGCTAG
- the LOC136522264 gene encoding protein TPX2-like isoform X3, translating to MDSDDEMCDAASSAPSSPGGGGSGVGEGEGEGEGEEESGGMDDGGGGREGVMIMDVTWFQVDLDYEFDAPRWFDLTQEEAPLDAAAAQEWFATAPSYPPSPLIAKMLAEDLGLQTIRSIADTYALHCSTASHECSSGVEQKVYRFEGRKPCNGASENERQSRNRTTMKGTSLRGSTLMKPTASQLAKQKRQAEIKNLTQSKKSVGVRSEKTTISSNDCTYQSAKRQRLENGHLNKAAATATQHEFIHKNHEKNVMNQNMDRPSGLPRLKITIPRSPNLATKLRAERSKALRSVPTNPKQLNECVAPYAPTVQVASTRKVVQPLRATGHQHASRQHEDVGSNVPACTSNHARHLKSSVDNKPDDCRDDLFKFKARLLDRKMLTSKGDGVFQCAKRNTTVPKEFNLSTGRKINPAPLSELFNKLSLTAGAHQNRGVGRQISDLPNYITTKRT from the exons ATGGACAGCGACGACGAGATGTGCGACGCCGCCTCCTCCGCCCCGTCctcgcccggcggcggcggcagcggggtgggagagggggagggggagggggagggggaggaggagtcgGGGGGCATGGACGACGGCGGAGGCGGGCGCGAGGGGGTGATGATCATGGATGTCACGTGGTTCCAGGTGGACCTGGACTACGAGTTCGACGCGCCCAGGTGGTTCGACCTCACCCAGGAGGAGGCGCCGCTGGATGCCGCTGCGGCGCAGGAGTGGTTCGCCACCGCCCCCAGCTACCCACCCTCTC CCTTAATTGCTAAGATGTTAGCTGAGGATCTTGGATTACAAACCATTAGAAGCATTGCAGATACATATGCTCTGCATTGTTCTACAGCTTCTCACGAATGTTCCAGTGGCGTGGAGCAAAAAGTCTATCGGTTCGAAG GGCGAAAACCATGCAATGGTGCATCGGAAAATGAACGCCAATCTCGCAATCGAACTACCATGAAGGGCACATCCTTGAGAGGCTCCACACTGATGAAGCCTACAGCCAGTCAGTTAGCCAAGCAAAAGAGACAAGCAGAAATAAAGAATTTGACACA GAGTAAAAAGTCAGTGGGAGTTAGAAGTGAGAAAACTACCATAAGCTCAAACGATTGCACTTACCAATCTGCTAAAAGACAGAGATTAGAGAATGGGCATCTCAACAAG gctgctgctactgctacccAGCATGAGTTTATTCATAAAAATCATGAAAAG AATGTTATGAATCAAAACATGGATCGGCCCTCTGGTTTGCCCAGATTGAAGATTACAATTCCTAGATCACCTAATTTGGCAACAAAGCTAAGAGCGGAGAGGTCAAAGGCTCTTAGATCAGT GCCAACTAACCCAAAGCAGTTAAATGAATGCGTTGCACCATATGCTCCGACAGTCCAAGTGGCATCAACTAGAAAG GTAGTTCAACCTCTTCGAGCTACTGGTCATCAGCATGCAAGCAGACAACATGAGGATGTTGGGTCAAATGTGCCAGCATGTACATCCAATCATGCAAGGCATCTTAAGAG CAGTGTAGATAACAAACCTGATGATTGCAGAGATGATCTGTTTAAATTTAAGGCCCGTCTGTTGGATAGAAAG ATGTTAACAAGCAAAGGTGACGGTGTATTTCAATGTGCAAAAAGGAATACAACTGTGCCTAAG GAATTTAACCTATCAACAGGCCGGAAAATAAATCCAGCTCCATTGTCTGAACTATTTAACAAG CTTTCTTTAACTGCGGGAGCACACCAAAATCGCGGAGTAGGGCGTCAGATCAGTGATCTGCCAAATTATATCACTACCAAG AGAACATGA